The following proteins are encoded in a genomic region of Thermococcus pacificus:
- a CDS encoding aminotransferase-like domain-containing protein, translating into MRYEKFLAGRANWVKGSALAEVMKKAAELRARGKELISLSAGDPDPNLIPREILGELAREVLSNVPASVMYTPANGIPELREEISRFLERYEGYKVSPEDIIITVGGTGALDLLGRILIDPGDAVITENPSYINTLLAFEQLGAKIYGVPVDGEGMRVDLLEEKLRELRAKGVKVKFIYTIPTGQNPMGVTMSHERRKALLEIASEHDLLIVEDSAYNFMRYEGEATPLKAMDDEGRVIVAGTLSKVLGTGFRVGWVIAHGEVKQKILMEKSPIDFCAPTISQYIALEYLRRGYFEEYHLKRGLLGYKEKRDVMLSALEENLPDAEFTRPIAGMFVMFFLPSGADGMAFASELMEKKGVVVVPGGPFYTDESGKNAIRLNFSRPGKEEIEEGIKRLAELYREKF; encoded by the coding sequence ATGAGGTACGAGAAGTTTCTTGCCGGCCGGGCTAACTGGGTAAAGGGCTCTGCCCTCGCGGAGGTTATGAAGAAGGCAGCCGAGCTCAGGGCCCGGGGGAAGGAGTTAATCTCCCTTTCGGCAGGTGACCCCGACCCGAACCTGATTCCGAGGGAGATTCTCGGCGAGCTGGCGAGGGAAGTTCTTTCAAACGTCCCTGCCTCAGTGATGTACACCCCTGCAAATGGGATTCCCGAGCTCAGGGAGGAGATATCGAGGTTCCTTGAGAGATACGAGGGCTATAAAGTCTCCCCAGAGGACATCATAATAACAGTCGGCGGCACCGGTGCCCTCGACCTCCTCGGAAGGATCCTCATAGACCCAGGTGACGCGGTGATAACAGAGAACCCGAGCTACATAAACACCCTGCTGGCATTTGAGCAGCTTGGGGCAAAGATTTACGGTGTTCCCGTTGACGGGGAGGGAATGAGGGTAGACCTCCTCGAGGAGAAGCTCAGGGAACTCAGGGCCAAGGGTGTGAAGGTGAAGTTCATATACACAATCCCAACCGGCCAGAACCCGATGGGCGTGACCATGAGTCACGAGAGGAGAAAGGCCCTCCTGGAGATTGCCAGCGAGCACGACCTCCTCATCGTTGAGGACTCAGCCTACAACTTCATGCGCTACGAGGGCGAAGCGACGCCGCTAAAGGCAATGGACGATGAGGGGCGCGTCATAGTGGCCGGAACCCTGAGCAAGGTGCTCGGTACGGGTTTCAGGGTCGGCTGGGTAATCGCTCATGGCGAGGTCAAGCAGAAGATACTAATGGAGAAGTCACCCATAGACTTCTGCGCGCCCACGATATCGCAGTACATAGCCCTCGAGTACCTAAGAAGGGGCTACTTCGAGGAGTACCACCTCAAGAGGGGCCTGCTGGGCTACAAGGAGAAGAGGGACGTGATGCTCTCGGCGCTTGAGGAGAACCTGCCGGACGCGGAGTTCACCAGGCCAATAGCTGGAATGTTCGTGATGTTCTTCCTTCCCAGCGGGGCCGACGGCATGGCCTTTGCATCGGAGCTCATGGAGAAGAAAGGCGTTGTCGTTGTCCCGGGCGGGCCGTTCTACACCGACGAGAGCGGGAAAAACGCTATTAGGCTGAACTTCTCAAGACCCGGCAAAGAGGAGATAGAGGAGGGCATAAAGAGGCTCGCGGAGCTGTACCGCGAGAAGTTCTGA
- the gyaR gene encoding glyoxylate reductase, whose amino-acid sequence MKPKVFITRNIPENGIKLLREHFEVEVWEGEHEIPRELFLEKARDADALVTMVSERVDKEVFENAPRLRIVANYAVGYDNIDIGEATKRGIYVTNTPDVLTNATADFAWTLLLATARRLVEADNFVRSGEWKRRGVAWHPLMFLGYDVYGKTIGIVGFGRIGQAIARRAKGFGMRILYNSRTRKPEVEKELGAEFRPLEELLRESDFVVLAVPLTKETYHMINEERLRLMKPTAILVNIARGKVVDTEALVKALKEGWIAGAGLDVFEEEPYYHEELFKLKNVVLAPHIGSATHGAREGMAELVARNLIAFKNGEVPPTLVNREVVKVRKPGFE is encoded by the coding sequence ATGAAGCCGAAGGTGTTCATAACCAGAAACATCCCTGAAAACGGTATAAAACTCCTCAGAGAGCACTTCGAGGTCGAGGTTTGGGAGGGGGAGCATGAAATACCAAGAGAGCTCTTCCTCGAAAAGGCCCGTGACGCTGACGCTCTAGTTACAATGGTCAGCGAAAGGGTTGATAAAGAGGTTTTCGAGAACGCCCCAAGGCTTAGAATCGTGGCGAACTACGCCGTCGGCTATGACAACATAGACATTGGGGAAGCAACAAAGCGCGGAATCTACGTTACCAACACGCCCGATGTGCTTACCAACGCCACAGCCGACTTCGCCTGGACGCTTCTATTGGCTACCGCCAGGAGGCTGGTTGAAGCCGATAACTTCGTCCGCTCCGGTGAGTGGAAGAGGCGCGGTGTTGCCTGGCACCCGCTCATGTTCCTCGGCTACGATGTCTACGGTAAAACTATTGGAATAGTCGGCTTTGGAAGGATAGGGCAGGCCATAGCGAGGAGGGCAAAAGGCTTTGGTATGAGAATACTCTACAACTCCCGCACAAGAAAGCCCGAAGTCGAGAAGGAGCTTGGCGCGGAGTTCAGGCCGCTCGAAGAACTATTGAGGGAGAGCGACTTCGTTGTTCTTGCCGTCCCGCTCACGAAGGAGACCTACCACATGATAAACGAGGAGAGGCTTAGGCTCATGAAACCGACCGCGATTCTGGTGAACATAGCGCGCGGGAAGGTAGTGGATACCGAGGCACTGGTAAAAGCCCTGAAGGAGGGCTGGATAGCCGGAGCTGGCTTAGATGTCTTCGAGGAGGAGCCTTACTATCACGAGGAGCTGTTCAAGCTGAAGAACGTGGTCCTGGCACCGCACATAGGCAGCGCCACCCACGGGGCGAGGGAGGGCATGGCGGAGTTAGTGGCCAGAAACCTCATAGCATTCAAGAACGGCGAAGTCCCGCCCACCCTGGTCAACAGAGAGGTGGTAAAGGTAAGAAAACCGGGCTTCGAGTGA
- the rad50 gene encoding DNA double-strand break repair ATPase Rad50, whose amino-acid sequence MRIRRIKIKNFRAHEKSEVEFSDGINLLIGQNGAGKSSILEAIFAALYMGHPSFPRGYLQANTRVNAKGGIVLALEFEHDGKTYRITRDTKKSELLEDGALIAEKSSDIARWVERNVYPIQVFTNALYIRQGEIEGIITNREIMEKVLRKVLGIEDYENAEKNAAEVIRELRRKRDYLRKLVERKAEVEESLRDAEKRFSETLRRISELRERARKLEGEFEEAEKEYSRLKALKEELEGLEKRKAIVEQRIRAEKDRIEDYEGQIFEVEREIEELEEKFSRLKELEPLEKEYLKLKSLLSLKDELAKLELSTARLAEKKKTLEEKTSRINEVSSKIAELEKEETALRETYEELKRKNSLHQRALQLKAEAERYRSELEKAGTTPEEIEEGLKSIEKAKEELEKLREEVARTREEMASLTGLKESLIENLSKLEGAKVCPLCKRPIEEHDEEEIKREYDAEIASIEKKLKGLEKKLETLREREPELKETIRKEPKLIRLKKTADLLREVEEKLSKYDLEELEKAAEEFENTKARLIEIKKELRHLREELEELENARKELERIETRLAEIEVEKGKITEKLGGEGFDSFDEVEGRLKELEPAYREYLSLKGVPAQLERARKKLTLLEKRRDESIKTLGELEGELKGLKAEIEKRSREFSEEAYREAEKRYIESARELEKAKAELKGAEELRNEVMKLLDELRAKRKEIEDAEKEIETVEKAIADMTAFKEKVARLKAEEELRGLEEVQKLAGETFSEMTEGKYQGIKLKREKKYGKERIELKVLYAGNEVGLEFLSGGERIALGLAFRLALSLYKVGNLELLILDEPTPFLDEERRKKLVEIISSQLRKIPQVIIVSHDEELKDAADYVIRVENVGGKSRVEVESLGAY is encoded by the coding sequence GTGAGGATAAGGCGGATTAAAATCAAAAACTTCAGGGCACACGAGAAGAGCGAGGTTGAGTTCAGCGACGGCATAAACCTGCTGATAGGCCAGAACGGCGCTGGAAAAAGCTCGATCCTCGAAGCAATCTTCGCGGCCCTCTATATGGGGCACCCTAGCTTCCCCAGGGGCTACCTCCAGGCCAACACGCGCGTTAACGCGAAGGGGGGCATAGTGCTTGCTTTAGAGTTCGAACACGATGGGAAGACATACAGGATAACCAGAGACACCAAGAAGAGCGAGCTGCTTGAAGATGGCGCCCTGATAGCGGAGAAGAGCTCGGACATAGCCCGCTGGGTGGAGCGGAACGTCTACCCAATACAGGTCTTCACCAACGCCCTCTACATACGGCAGGGCGAGATAGAGGGTATAATCACGAACCGCGAGATCATGGAAAAGGTCCTGAGAAAGGTTCTCGGCATAGAGGACTACGAGAACGCCGAGAAGAACGCCGCCGAGGTGATAAGGGAGCTCAGGAGGAAGAGAGACTACCTCAGGAAGCTCGTCGAAAGGAAGGCCGAGGTTGAGGAGAGCCTCCGCGATGCTGAGAAGCGCTTCTCCGAGACGCTGAGGAGGATAAGTGAGCTCAGGGAGAGGGCGAGGAAGCTCGAAGGAGAGTTCGAGGAAGCGGAGAAAGAATACTCCCGGCTCAAGGCCCTGAAGGAAGAGCTTGAAGGGCTGGAGAAGAGGAAGGCCATCGTTGAACAGAGGATAAGGGCCGAGAAGGATAGGATAGAGGACTACGAGGGCCAGATCTTCGAGGTGGAGAGGGAGATAGAGGAGCTTGAGGAGAAGTTCTCCCGCCTAAAGGAGCTCGAGCCGCTGGAGAAGGAGTACCTCAAACTGAAGTCGCTCCTCTCGCTCAAGGACGAGCTTGCGAAGCTTGAACTCTCCACGGCGCGTTTAGCGGAGAAGAAAAAGACGCTCGAGGAGAAAACCTCCAGGATAAACGAGGTCTCTTCTAAGATAGCAGAGCTGGAGAAGGAGGAGACTGCCCTCAGGGAAACCTACGAGGAGCTGAAGCGGAAGAACTCCCTCCACCAGCGCGCCCTCCAGTTGAAGGCCGAGGCGGAGAGGTACAGGAGTGAGCTTGAGAAAGCCGGAACCACTCCTGAGGAAATCGAGGAAGGGCTAAAGAGCATTGAGAAAGCCAAGGAAGAGCTGGAGAAGCTCCGCGAGGAGGTGGCGAGGACAAGGGAGGAGATGGCAAGCCTCACCGGGCTGAAGGAGAGCCTCATCGAGAACCTTTCGAAGCTCGAGGGGGCAAAGGTCTGCCCGCTGTGTAAGAGGCCCATTGAGGAGCACGATGAGGAAGAGATAAAGAGGGAATACGACGCTGAGATAGCCTCCATCGAGAAGAAGCTGAAGGGGCTGGAGAAGAAGTTAGAAACGCTCAGGGAGAGGGAGCCCGAGCTTAAAGAGACTATTCGGAAGGAGCCAAAGCTCATAAGGCTGAAGAAGACGGCTGATCTACTGAGGGAAGTCGAGGAGAAGCTTTCCAAGTACGACCTGGAGGAGCTTGAGAAAGCCGCGGAGGAGTTTGAAAATACCAAGGCAAGGCTCATAGAGATAAAGAAGGAGCTGAGGCACCTACGGGAGGAGCTTGAGGAGCTTGAGAATGCCAGGAAAGAGCTTGAGAGGATAGAAACACGGCTCGCTGAGATTGAGGTAGAAAAGGGGAAGATTACAGAAAAGTTGGGGGGCGAAGGCTTTGACTCCTTTGATGAAGTCGAGGGCCGTTTAAAGGAACTCGAACCGGCCTACCGCGAGTATCTGTCTCTAAAGGGCGTTCCCGCACAGCTCGAGAGGGCCAGGAAGAAGCTCACCCTCCTCGAGAAAAGACGCGATGAGAGTATCAAGACCCTCGGAGAGCTGGAAGGAGAGTTAAAAGGACTGAAGGCGGAAATAGAGAAGCGTTCAAGGGAGTTCTCCGAAGAAGCTTACAGGGAAGCTGAAAAGAGGTACATAGAGAGCGCGAGGGAGCTTGAGAAAGCCAAAGCGGAGCTTAAGGGTGCCGAAGAACTGAGGAATGAAGTCATGAAGCTCCTGGATGAGCTTAGGGCCAAGAGGAAGGAGATCGAGGACGCGGAGAAGGAGATAGAGACCGTCGAGAAGGCCATAGCGGATATGACAGCCTTCAAGGAGAAAGTAGCGAGGCTCAAGGCGGAGGAAGAGCTTCGGGGACTGGAGGAGGTCCAGAAATTGGCAGGGGAGACCTTCTCCGAGATGACAGAGGGCAAGTACCAGGGGATAAAACTCAAGCGGGAGAAGAAGTACGGGAAGGAGAGGATAGAGCTGAAGGTGCTCTACGCGGGCAACGAGGTTGGCCTAGAGTTCCTGAGCGGCGGCGAGAGAATAGCGCTCGGATTGGCGTTCCGCTTAGCTCTCTCGCTCTACAAGGTGGGGAACCTTGAGCTTCTCATCCTGGACGAGCCGACGCCTTTCTTAGACGAAGAAAGGAGGAAGAAGCTCGTGGAGATAATCTCAAGCCAGCTCAGGAAGATACCGCAGGTTATCATAGTCTCGCACGACGAGGAACTCAAAGACGCGGCGGATTACGTGATAAGGGTGGAGAACGTCGGCGGAAAGAGCAGGGTGGAGGTCGAGAGCCTTGGAGCGTATTAG
- a CDS encoding DNA double-strand break repair nuclease NurA: protein MERISDVHVREIREFLLKSLRDVERLRDAVGRHFEWRPLPEPKEASIYAIDGSRMMKRLSGAIIYAVSASAIGERLYYWNDIGMVFPYKSVDERVRIHMDILEKRMGAMMLELGADLVLMDGTISSAIITPPTYVTSTTRELYERHGEQLLNAALEFLDFLDEQWVDWREKLEEGGVLNGFSLPSRGWGGEEIFSILMKRGAKSIRESFWWVNDREDLIVLFEYLEYLHALDRLLGGRIAAIAKTFYKSDVVKTVKAREGDKLKGTPMIVDTPVVASLSEEKGYLEFSYLKEPKGGLPRLIVDVMMRGKLQNLKEALILEGGKITGARIRPAYVRFADGGLIYLLEVPEKQDFERTLAEILSVAEDEYVIPLEYAHHSVVIKKQEFDAYVNAVLSALVGEDERFLSFLRYGREPLE, encoded by the coding sequence TTGGAGCGTATTAGCGACGTTCACGTCAGGGAGATTAGGGAGTTTCTCCTGAAGAGCCTGCGGGACGTTGAGAGACTCAGGGATGCCGTTGGGAGGCACTTTGAGTGGAGGCCCCTTCCCGAGCCGAAGGAGGCTAGTATCTACGCGATCGACGGCAGCAGGATGATGAAGCGCCTCAGCGGGGCCATAATATACGCCGTTTCAGCTTCAGCCATCGGGGAGAGGCTATACTACTGGAACGACATCGGCATGGTCTTCCCCTACAAGAGCGTTGACGAGAGGGTTAGAATTCACATGGACATCCTCGAGAAGAGAATGGGCGCGATGATGCTCGAACTCGGAGCGGACCTGGTGCTGATGGACGGGACGATAAGCAGCGCCATAATCACGCCACCAACTTACGTGACTTCAACGACAAGGGAGCTCTACGAGAGGCACGGGGAGCAGCTGCTCAACGCCGCACTGGAGTTCCTCGACTTCCTCGACGAGCAGTGGGTTGATTGGAGGGAGAAGCTCGAGGAAGGCGGCGTTTTAAACGGGTTCTCCCTCCCGTCGAGGGGGTGGGGCGGTGAGGAGATATTTTCGATCCTCATGAAGCGCGGGGCGAAGAGTATAAGGGAAAGCTTCTGGTGGGTCAACGACAGGGAAGACCTCATAGTCCTGTTTGAATACCTCGAGTACCTCCACGCCCTCGACAGGCTCCTCGGCGGAAGGATAGCGGCGATAGCCAAGACCTTCTATAAATCCGACGTGGTAAAGACCGTAAAGGCGCGTGAGGGGGACAAGCTCAAGGGCACCCCCATGATAGTCGATACCCCAGTTGTCGCTTCACTCTCTGAGGAGAAGGGCTACCTGGAGTTCAGCTACCTGAAGGAGCCGAAGGGCGGCCTTCCGAGGCTGATCGTTGACGTCATGATGCGCGGAAAGCTCCAGAACCTCAAAGAGGCCCTGATACTGGAGGGGGGCAAAATCACGGGGGCGAGGATAAGGCCGGCCTACGTGCGCTTCGCCGACGGCGGGCTAATTTACCTCCTTGAGGTGCCCGAGAAGCAGGACTTCGAGAGGACTCTGGCCGAGATACTCTCCGTTGCCGAGGACGAGTATGTCATCCCGCTCGAGTACGCCCACCACTCTGTAGTCATAAAGAAGCAGGAGTTCGACGCCTACGTCAACGCGGTGCTGAGCGCGCTGGTGGGGGAGGACGAGCGCTTCCTGAGCTTCCTGCGCTACGGCAGGGAGCCGCTGGAGTGA
- a CDS encoding zinc ribbon domain-containing protein has product MERRQLVCPLCGNTDFQVEEGKLDSKWGFTAHKVKIVICKNCGYVMMFYKGRTIWDFD; this is encoded by the coding sequence ATGGAAAGGCGCCAGCTTGTGTGTCCCCTCTGCGGGAATACTGACTTCCAGGTCGAGGAGGGCAAGCTCGACAGCAAGTGGGGCTTTACGGCACACAAGGTCAAGATAGTCATCTGCAAAAACTGCGGCTACGTCATGATGTTCTACAAGGGAAGGACGATATGGGACTTCGACTGA
- the rlmD gene encoding 23S rRNA (uracil(1939)-C(5))-methyltransferase RlmD produces MSLKGRVAGISDDGLGVLEVNGRRFYVPFAYPGDVVGVKEAKRRFGRKIARDFELVEGSPLRQGARCPHFGTCGGCLWQGLKYKEQLGLKAEIFERITGIDAEIRGSPRIWGFRNVSNFIVTVSGIGLKEYGNPLGVADLRECPVFSKRTPEYLHSLREFLNETRLKPWDLREKTGEVHYLQVREGKFTGEVMVNLIAHMKPLGGVIEAFKGYFSFADSLYWSLKTDTRDDPRGEAELIAGEPYIHERIEDVVYLIHPNSFFQTNSYALPLLLKAVEGFTDGEKVLDLYSGVGTFGVWLAKKGFKVEGVELNPFAVEMANKNAELNGVDATFRVGRAEETPIGDYDTVIVDPPRKGLKDAADLLVKGGVEKIVYVSCNPKAFRLDYKKHLKNAYRVENAVLIDMFPHTPHVEAVVELKKKGG; encoded by the coding sequence ATGAGCTTGAAAGGCAGGGTTGCAGGCATCAGCGACGACGGTCTCGGCGTACTTGAAGTTAACGGGAGAAGGTTTTACGTCCCGTTCGCCTATCCGGGCGATGTTGTAGGGGTTAAGGAGGCAAAGCGCCGCTTTGGAAGGAAAATCGCGCGGGATTTTGAGCTGGTCGAGGGATCCCCACTGAGGCAGGGGGCAAGATGTCCCCACTTTGGGACCTGTGGTGGCTGCCTCTGGCAGGGGCTGAAGTATAAGGAGCAACTGGGGCTAAAAGCGGAGATTTTCGAGAGAATAACAGGAATAGATGCCGAGATAAGGGGCTCACCCAGAATCTGGGGCTTCCGCAACGTGAGCAACTTCATAGTCACAGTGAGTGGAATCGGCCTTAAGGAGTACGGGAATCCTTTGGGCGTTGCCGACCTGAGAGAGTGCCCCGTCTTCTCGAAGAGAACGCCGGAATACCTCCACTCTCTCCGCGAATTCCTTAATGAAACCCGCCTCAAGCCCTGGGATTTGAGGGAGAAAACCGGAGAAGTTCACTACCTCCAGGTGAGGGAGGGCAAGTTCACAGGCGAGGTCATGGTGAACCTCATTGCCCACATGAAACCTCTGGGTGGTGTCATAGAAGCTTTCAAAGGATATTTCTCCTTCGCGGACTCACTCTACTGGAGCCTGAAAACCGATACAAGGGACGACCCTCGCGGTGAAGCGGAGCTTATAGCGGGAGAACCCTACATACACGAGCGTATTGAGGACGTCGTCTACCTGATACACCCCAACAGCTTCTTCCAGACGAACAGCTACGCTCTGCCGCTTCTCCTTAAGGCCGTTGAAGGCTTCACGGACGGAGAGAAGGTTCTCGACCTCTACTCCGGCGTCGGCACCTTTGGGGTGTGGCTGGCTAAGAAAGGGTTCAAGGTTGAGGGCGTTGAGCTGAATCCCTTCGCGGTGGAGATGGCAAACAAAAACGCCGAGCTCAACGGTGTTGATGCCACCTTTAGGGTTGGAAGGGCTGAAGAGACGCCAATAGGGGACTACGACACCGTAATCGTTGACCCGCCGAGAAAGGGGCTGAAGGATGCGGCCGATTTGCTCGTGAAAGGCGGCGTTGAGAAAATCGTTTACGTCTCCTGCAATCCTAAAGCGTTCAGGCTCGACTACAAGAAGCATTTGAAGAATGCATACCGCGTTGAAAACGCCGTTCTTATCGATATGTTTCCGCACACGCCGCACGTGGAGGCTGTTGTGGAGTTGAAAAAGAAAGGGGGTTAA